The sequence AAATGAGTTAATTAGATCAACTTCaatatttttccttttaccactcttctcaaatttaatttttatttaaaatttaacttttctttcttaacattcttttatttaaaactaatttgttaaatatattaatttttattttttattgtattgtATTCTTATCTTTAGATAAGTCTCTTTTCAATGGCATTAGTAACACTCTAGATGATTAATTCAACAGTCTTTTAAGTTTTTACATAAATGGTTcgctttaaatttgtttttttaagATGACATTAAAATTCTAGAAAcgttttcattaatttttttatacAATATATTTACATAGGTTCAAATTTCTCTCCAAGATATCTTGAGGAATGTTGTCCAATATATACATGTTAATTTAGAAGATGTATATTTATTTCCACTCATAAATTTGCATACAATAACTTATAATATCTTATTCCTTCCTACTATAATATCTCTAGGTAGACTATTCTTGGAGAGATTGATATTGTATAGTCTATAATGTGCGAAATGGAATGGTGGAATGGGACTCCTTATACTAAAAAGGTCCAAGTATAGTTCATGAAAGTAAATTATAGTTATCCAATCTAGTTAAATGGTGATATTCAACTCAAGTCAAGTGAAAAAATTCAATTATTATGAAGAAAAAAGATGAGAAAAAATATTTCCTTAAATATTGGTTGAAGATTGGTTAATTCTTGTAATAGTAGGAATACTTTCAATTGAAACGAGAATGCTACCATTTATATAATCATCATAAAGAAAAGTAACACTCTAAAgacttcaaaattaaaattagaaatGTTACCATGCAAATTCACTGAGGAGGATAGCTTACCTTACTCAAAAGGTATATTACTACGCAAACAACTAAAGCATAGTTATAAATCTAGCAAAGATGAAATTTTACCCAACTTAAGGAATATTTCACTCAAGGAGAGAACCTTGTCTAAAAgagtctaattttttttttaatggtaaaAATTAGTTATAAATCTAACAAAGATGAAATTTTATCTGACTGAAGTAATATTTCACTCAAGTAGGGAACCTTGTCTATAAGAGAGTGATTGTTTTTTCTTATGCTAAACCATTTACTAAACACCATTCACCATAATTATCACATTTTTTTGAGACTTAGattattcaacaataaatttaCACTCAATAGAATGATATACTAAATATATTTCAAATTCCAAATTACAGGACTACAGAGGTACATTGAAAGTCAAATACTTGAAAATCAAACAAATGATGGAGGACATATACAAAGAGATGCACACAAGCAGGGAAAGTTCAAACAACCTATGTTGTTTGTTATTTAGGATAACTTGTTTATGATGGACGAGGTGTAATTCGAGCTTCCAATGGATACTTCATGGACACGAGCAGACTTGAAACATCCCGACTAAGATCAGGCAGACTACCTTCCTTGACACATCCCCACTCGAATGATTTAAGTAAATTGGCAAGAGTGATGGGAACATACACGCTGGCCAAGTCCATTCCTGCGCACACACGCCTTCCTGCTCCAAACGGAAGATATGCCATCCTGACCTTTTCCGACTCATTCTTGTCGAGAAATCTGTCAGGCCTGAACTCATCGGGCTCTTTCCAAAGCTCAGGATCGTTGGACACGCTGTTTAGATTAAAGAGAACTACTGACTTTGCAGGTATGGTGATGTCCATCACCTTACATTCGTTTTCTGTCTGGTGAAACATCATGAGTGGGGCAATCGATTCTTTTCTCCTCGTTTCCTTCACCACACTTTGTAAGTATGGAACCTTCCTCAAATCCTCAAAACTTAACAACCCACCTTTTCCTTCCTGCGCTTCTTGGCTTATTTCTTGAAAAGCCCTCTCTTGGATGTGAGGGTTGGTTATCAGGTAAACCAGAGCCCATTCTATGGTCGTGGATGTGCTGTCTACTACGAGAACGAACAGCTCATGCAAATTGAAAGCTATCTCTTCATTGGATAACTTTGATTTGTGTTCGGCCTCCTCCCCTTCTCCAATGGACAGTAAACAATACAAGAAACTGCTGGGAGCAGACCGCTTAAAGCATTCTCTATAAATGCGAGCAAACCGGATAAAAGGCAACAGTAGATGCAGAATATCATCTCGCAGAGACTTCCATTTCCTTTCAGTTCTGATTGATGAAGGAACAAAGAAGCGACTAAGAGGAAATAAATCCAGAAATGTATCTTCTCTTTTAGTCAGGCTAATATCTTCAGCTATGAATTCTTCCAGCTTGGACAAGAAGTTATCGTCTTGAAAGTCCAAGCCAAAGCATAAGGGGGCAATAAAACTCATTGCCATCATTTTCAAGGCATGAAGGGGCCTCACCACGCCATTGTTCTCTTTCATTTCCTTTTCTAAGTTGTTGATGAGTTTATTCACACTTGCCTGGTGAGAAGAGCTCTGAAGTTCAACATGGGCTGGGCTGAGAACATTGTTGTGCAGAAGCTTTCTGAGCTTAATCCAATGCTCGTTGTAGGGAGAACTAAATATAGTCCTGTAAGAGGCAGTAATGAATTGCCTAGAGTAGAATAAGCGCCGACCAGAAAAATTGACGGCCTGATTAACCAGGGCCTCCCAGATTGGAGCTTGGCCGGTGAGGACTATAACTGGCAATGAACCCATCCAAACTGTCATGACCGGACCATATGTTTTGTCCATGTCTGTCAAGGTGGAAAGAAGATTTTGCACCCTTGTTCAGATGATGCAAATCGCCCAGTAATGGCAGCCTTGGTGGAGATGGAGGACATTTCTTCTCCTTAGTTGATGACAACAGAAAGGCTAGGGAAACAAATGTGGAAATGAGTGAAGCTGCGAAAAGGAAATTAAGAGCCCCTTGTAGTGTGGGGGTATGAAGGAAATGGAATGCCGGAAGATCATTCACAAAAGGCAGCGTTTATCCATCACAAATGAATGGACTACATAGAGAGCTACGATTGTCTTGCAATTCTTACCAGGATGGCACATATAAATACGCTCAGATGTCCCAATGCTGCGCCAAGTTAGGTGTTGAATAGTATTatactttttattaaataaaaCTGTCGTGTGTTTCGACATTTGTTTTTTGTGTAGCTTTGGTTATCGGGTCTTTGATcttttggtgaagttgaatggttctttgTAAGTTCAATAGGGACTAAGTCTTGCTGATCATGACAGATGATGTTGAGATTGTGATCTTTGTGCTCTTGTATTGATAACTAGTATGTCTTTATGAGTGAAAAATcctacatgaaaaaaaaaaaaatacatttgttACTCAACTATCAACTTCTTAAAGATATATTATAAAAGGATCCTGTCTATTAAGAATAGGCTatattttattgtactttgtaaCATCACTTCTTATTACCACCAATGCTTTTATTGTATAGATATCTCCAGGACAAAATTTTCATGTAGATATAAAAGGTCCATGACTATTAAGGATAGAATAATCATGTCAAAATGGATTCACACAATTTGGATTAGAGTACATTATTATAATTTAATTGGGAATCGATACCAAGGGCTAGTTTACCAAATAAGGTAGCCCATAGAATGACTCCTACACACAATGAAGAGTTGAAGAGAAGAgtacaagagttgttgaagaaaattttcatCAAAGATTGCCTTAGTCTGTGTGTATTACTTATAGTAGTAGCACCAAAGAACGATGGATAATGGAAGATGTGTACAGATTGttgagctatcaacaagatcacaatcacGTAAAAAATTCCCTTACTAAGGGTGGATGACATTATGCATTATTTTAGTGGATTTTATTACTTCATAAAGATTGACTTGAAAAGTGAATATTACTAGATCTATATTAGAAGGGAGTGAATGGAAAACAATTTTCAAAACAAAGGATGACCTGAATGAATACTTACTTACGCCTTTTATGCTAATCAACGCACTCGATACATTCATGGGGCTCATGAACTTGAACTAGGCACTAAAAGAGTATTTCGGAAAATTCATTACCATTTACTTAGATGATATTTTAAATTTCAGTAAGACATTGGAAGAGCATTTGATGCATATTGAAAGAGTCTTTGAAAAGTTAAAGGAAGAGAAATTGTTGATTAACCTAAAAAAGTGTAACTTTGTGAGGAGAGAGTTGGTGTACCTAGGATTTGTTGTCTCAATATATAGTCTAAGGATGGACCTAGAGAAGCTGAAAGCTAACATTGAATGGCCTATGCCAAGGACTACTATTAAGGTGAGATATTTTCATGGTTTAGCAAGTTTttatagaaattttatcaaatgttTCAGTAGTATTTGGTACATCCCTAACTAAAACAATTAGAGGGGATAGAAAAGAGTTTAAATAAACTATAGGGGTGAAAAAGAGTTTTGAAATGTTGAGGAGGATAGTTATGGAGAAATTTATTTTGGCACTTCGAGATGTCAACAAGATGTTTCATGTAAATTGTGATGCTAGTTGCAATGCCATTGGAATTGTTTTGAGAAAAGAAGGTAAACACATTTAAAATGAAGGTTGACTTTGAAAAATGAGAAgttagaaaaatcaaaatatcaCAATGTCTAGTAATGGAAAGAAAGACTTGGGAAAACCATGTCATGTAagattagaaaaattcaagaaaacatAAAAGAAACTATCTACTTTGTTGATGTAGATTAAATAGGTATCTTTGATAAATAAAAGTTTAGTGGTGGCTATCTGTTTTatatgttttctttgtttgatagtGAAATCAATTGAATGGATAAAAGGCACCCCATAATTACTTTTATctaatactaaaataaaacatatcACACAAAGATTCTAAAGAAATAGACTATGTTAAAAGAATTTGTTTTGATAACATTATTATTCAAATCAAATGTTACAGTGAGTGTTCTATCCAACCAAAAATCGTACGAATAGTACAAAACATAATCTTGaatcattcaaatgctctatgatatatatacaaaatttgatTCTTTCTACAACACATCATGACTAAAGACAAAATGGAATGTAGCCCTCGAGAACAAAGAACAAGAGAATTAATTAAGAATCTTGAATCCGTAGGTTGAAGCTCTAGGACACCATGATATTTTCTTATTTGCTTTTTAATGAAGAAATCATATATTAAGACCAATTAAGAATCCAGTCTCTTTCTTTCAAACATTGTTAAAATCATAGGGAGCGATTCTCCGGCCAATGGCTCACTAGACATTTCCCTCCATGATAAAGACAATCTTATCGTCAATGTAAACGACAAGAGAAGAGAATCGGCGGACGGCAAAGTAGAGACCACAAGAGATTTCTTGCAGAACAAAATCGATATAGCACTTACATTATTTACATTCATTTCGGGTCGAGGAAGGCGGCAAAACGAATCTTTGAATTGGCAGCATCACATCACAGGCTCTGAGGTTACATCATAAAACTTCTTGGCTTTCTATTTTCATTGTTATATATATGTTGATTCTTATAGAGAATTCATTAAATTTTACTATATTTTCTTTCCCATTTTAGGTAACCATTTCATATTAATTTTATCTTAGAGGACAATTTGTATAAGTACATAGTGGAAAAGCACCAGTTATCGTTCATGTTTTAAAAACCGTTCATTCCTCGCACACCCAATCCCTTAATCACTAacttaaaaaaaatcagaaaacaaataactaaaagtcTATTAAtatatttcacatgtaccaatagctacTAATTTTTAATCTTTCTTGGACCGTAATTGGTCAATTTATGTACCTCTATTGGTACCCACAACCTAcatcattactacccaaaagccaaaacaaaaGCTATAAGCAATTAACTCACATGCCGAGAGACCATATGGGTGtgtgaagttagctataacgactactCCTACACACTATGACAAAAAACAAATACACTTTTGCTAAAAAAAGGCACTGAATTTTGAGTCCCTTATTACAAAATTAATCCTCCTCCAATAAAAGAAAATTTCCCATAATTTCACCAAGAGCACATGAATAGTGCCCCCTCTGACCTTAGTAAAATTTGACGGCCATCGCTACTTTTTGAAAAAGCCCAATGACAGGGCACGTGAATGAGTTGTTGGGTATGGCCCAATGAAAGGGCACTGTGTGGGCACTGTGTGGGCTGTGGATGGATGTCGAACTGCAGAGTTGTGCGGGCTTGCCGGGCGTCATCCGTTGACAACCAAGGGCACAGGTGTGAGGGTTGTGGATGGATGGCCCAATGAAAGGGCACTATGTGGGCGATGTCAAGGGGCACTGTGTGGGCTGTGGATGGATGTCGAACTACAGAGCTGTCTCCACGTCCTGCACGGGTGGCGAAGAGTTGTGGATGGATGTCGAACCGCCCTTCAAAACACTTTGCATGGATGGGGCAGGAGGGCGTCGCTCTGTGAACGCCGCTTCAAGGAGGTCGTCGCTATTGAAGACCTCTCGTGCCTCTTGCCTCCCACGCGAGGAACCAGACTTACCTTGTTTCCACGCCACTGATCTTCGTGTTtgcttaaattttttttgaaaactgtTCTAATACCATGTAATAATCGAGGAATAAAGAGATTCAGATAAGCACAAGATTTTGCATTAGAAAAGAGCATTAGAAAAAGAGCATAGTCGATCATTATACATATAGGTAGTGATTGGGTCGAATCAGAAGGTTGAACCCAACACTCAATGAGTGGTGGCAAGATGCCTCCCACTAAACTAGCATGAGGTGTTGAAACTAAGTTGACACCTTTCTAATCGACTCTTAAATGATCTTGAAAACTTCCATGAACAAGTGTCAAGTAGAAATGGACGACTAAGTAGGCTTAAGTAAGCCTAAgtgtaaataaattaaataattacactaACAAACATCTACTCTTAGAATAGGATATGGTATGCTAGAGTTTGATATCTTTCCATATCTATATGATTTATTTATAATCAGGAATCCACAGATAAATGTTCTTAAATAAATAAGTAGAATTGAATGTATTAAAATGAATTCTTGCTACTATTTGTCCAAAATTAATGTTGTTAGATACATTGAAATAATATAGAGAAAAATTTAGCATTAGATTTTGAATcatgccatacaatttattgttcaAAAGATTAAGTGACTCCAACTTTATAATAACTTCAAAGCTATTTGGAATCTCTCCTATCATACTATTActaaaacttttaattttttaagacCTTTTAGATTTATAATTGTTGATGAATTGCTACATAATAAAATATTTGTGTACATAGATCAATGCAAGTTATAGCACCAAATAGTACATATAATTTATAATTCTTTAGTGAGTGGTTGGATCACTTCTTGGTTATAAAATGAGCTACCACCATTTTCATGTGAGTTTCCTAGTATAGATTTTGTCATACAAATCAATGTTGAGCTAACTATGGTGGGATGAtaccaatcaaaatattatttgaaaattttaagcaTGGAGACTTTACATATTACTTAATTGATATGGAATGTATTCTTCATATTTATTTACCCATTAAAGATATCGAGTTTAACCTAACTAGAATGGTATGTTCCTACAAAAGATATTATTATGCAAGTCTAAGTTTGTAAGATAGAATAATAATTAGACTTGGTTGCAAGTTTCCCTTCAACATATTATCATTAATATGAGGTGAATTTATTTTTCTGAGCATTCAAATATAATATGGTATATCTTCTGTTAAAGTAATATTTTTAGTTTCATTGTTGTCAAAGTAGAGAAATTTATTGTTTAAATAATTATACTTTTCTATATAATTTAATCTTTAGCTCATTTTAAACCTCCATCatttcaaaaaacaaaatgaaTAAGATATATCACCCCTTAAGGATGCTTCCTCAACTAATCTATCTTAACTTTTTATGCAATCACTTAAAATATATTATTTCCTCTTACCATACTTTTCTAGATAGGTTATTATTAGAGACAAATTCATATTGTATAATGAATATTATGTTGAAAGGAACATTTGGTGGAACTATTGTTTCAATTATATACAACTAAGTGTAGTTAATCAAAGTAAATTATCAGCATCGAATCTAGTTCATTATTCAAATCTTGTAATAATAGGaggaattatgaatgaaatgggaATACTTCCATTTACTTAATTGTCACTAAGATCAAAGTAATACTAAGAAGACTTCCAGATTAAAATGGAAAGGCTACCATGTAAATCCACTAAGGAGGAAATCTTAGTCCATTAAAAAGGTGTATTACTCAACTTAAAAGGTATTTTTTTACTCAAGGGAAGAACCTTATTGAAAgtgtatttaatttatattttatgataCACAAGTAAGACATAAATTGGAGGCTCATTGAAACTGTTCTATTTTTACTAAAAGATTGGCTTCACAATTTTATTGAAAATAGTACAAACTTTTGTTCTCATTCACTAAATAGTAAAGTTTAATgatagaaaaatttaagaaaaaattagTATATTAAATATTGAAGGTTCATTCATATCATTTTATAGACATCTTTCAATAATTAAATATCACATCACTTGGTGTTTGACAGGTTTGTGCGGCAACTCTTCttcaaggttttgggagcctttttaaaacccaACACTAGATTGCCCTCTTGTTTCTCTTTTAGTATCTTTGGTTTTCTTTGGCTCGGcctattgaggtggccctttctTTTATTGAAGTGGAGATGGCTTGTTCTGAAGACGACccttcttctattgaggtggagttggatgtTGTGAGTGATATCAGGAGATGGTGGTGGAAAGCTGATGGTCAGTTGTTTCTTGGTTGTAAGGAAATTTAGACTTGTTTGTGTACTGATCTATCTCCTTCTTCTCCTATTGAGTTGGAGTTCTTGAAGGATTTTGTGATCTCTGTGCTACTCATTCTCAATattaaggttatgggagccttgttaAAACCCAATGTTAAGATTGAGGGATCCTAGAAAAACCCTATGATGTTGGTTTTGGGAGCAAATTCAAAACCCAAGATGAAGGTTTGGGGAacctttcaaaaccctttggtcCCAAATTGTGTCTGTATGTTTATCATCAAGAATCTGGTGGTTGTGACTTTGAGATCTTTGATCAATCTCAATGTTCAGGTTATGGGTGCTTGGAAAAAGCCTCGGTATCtgatgaaggttaagggagccttgataaaacccttgtACTAGTGAAAGGCTTCAACCTACTTTTTTTTCAACTAGTTTGTcattgatttttctttgtttctagGTTGATTTTTAGTTGTTGTTTATCTTTTATGTATCTTTTGGTAGCTATTTGTTTTGGGTTTTGAATCCTTGTAAAATCCGAGGGTTTCAAATCCTGTTGTACAAAATTTGAGGGTTTCAAATTTTGTATATGAATctaaattaattattataatttagaAAATTTGAGATCGAAaataaaatattgaacaaaaaaacTTATAATGTCTTCCACATCAAATCCTAcgatgaattatttaaataaattatattgtcAAATGACAGTAAAACTTTTTAAAAAGattaaaaagaagagaaaataaatatttccaacACAAAATAAAGATAGGAAATTCAAGTTGAATTCAAGTTGTTGCACAACAacatttaaatcatttttaattCAGTGATCTATCAACTATTGAGGTAGTCTGTAAGTTTTCTTGAGTATTTTAAGTtgtaatataaattaaaaatttatatctCTATATAGAAGAAATTCTATAAAGATTTGACGAATTGAATGTCTATTTGGAAGTTTGTTTTCTTTAACGCTTAAAATTTACTCAAATCTGTTTGTGTGCATATTAATTTTTGACGCTTCAAATGAATTTTGCATTCTACAAAGTGATATGGACAATATTgtcaaattttaaattattttgatataaAATAGATTATTTTAAATGACGAGTAAAACATAATTTGTTACTCACTTATTGGTCATACATACCATCATCTAAACGTGgaaattttttatgtatttcaatgaaaaaaaaaaagttacCTAACTATAACGCATGCATGCATTCCAAGTTTGGAGACCAAATTTAGAGCTAAGGAATTGGTGAACGATAGAAATAGAAAAAGTCAATTTCAGAAAATTTAATTGTAACAAGGTAGTATTTCCCTCTGAAATAGATTTGGCCATGTAGCAGTCACCACAAACATGGATATTTTCAATTATTCCTACATTTTTTTATCAAGCCCAAAAATAATGGCAAGCTTCTCACAATGGTAGCAAAGGTAGTTTTCCTTCTGTTCATTCTCAAGTTTTTTAGGAAGTAGTTTCCTATAATAGTTAGAAATCCTAGATTTATTTCAGTTAGGAAATCCACCTATTAGCTTGATGAAGGTTTTGTTTGTTATAACTGCCTTTCTAATGCATCTGCAAAACGAGTTTATTCATTTTGGCATATTACCTAGAGACGATTGAGAATATATAAAATAGACCAGGGTGGAAAACTATTcaattttggagtgcataaaagaAATTTATAGACATAAGAGCTGTGAACTTAGAATTAGATTTGCTAGAAAATTTATTGTGTGGATGAAAATTGTATTAATACATATAGGTTTTTAATGATTTCTGTCATTATGGTTGCCGAAGATTGTAAGCTGTTATCTATGTGTAGAGAAATCAAAATTGAAGTATCTCAGAG is a genomic window of Cryptomeria japonica chromosome 7, Sugi_1.0, whole genome shotgun sequence containing:
- the LOC131060497 gene encoding (S)-canadine synthase CYP719A21-like; translation: MDKTYGPVMTVWMGSLPVIVLTGQAPIWEALVNQAVNFSGRRLFYSRQFITASYRTIFSSPYNEHWIKLRKLLHNNVLSPAHVELQSSSHQASVNKLINNLEKEMKENNGVVRPLHALKMMAMSFIAPLCFGLDFQDDNFLSKLEEFIAEDISLTKREDTFLDLFPLSRFFVPSSIRTERKWKSLRDDILHLLLPFIRFARIYRECFKRSAPSSFLYCLLSIGEGEEAEHKSKLSNEEIAFNLHELFVLVVDSTSTTIEWALVYLITNPHIQERAFQEISQEAQEGKGGLLSFEDLRKVPYLQSVVKETRRKESIAPLMMFHQTENECKVMDITIPAKSVVLFNLNSVSNDPELWKEPDEFRPDRFLDKNESEKVRMAYLPFGAGRRVCAGMDLASVYVPITLANLLKSFEWGCVKEGSLPDLSRDVSSLLVSMKYPLEARITPRPS